From the Desulfovibrio sp. TomC genome, one window contains:
- a CDS encoding MarR family winged helix-turn-helix transcriptional regulator, which translates to MADPLDTCARELLDVMPLVMQDLRRTMRSQSAPDLRVPELRSLAFLRCNPGSNLTDLAEYIGVSLPSMSKLVDTLTARGFIVRTPDAQDRRRVRLDLTETGLGILAKAREAVKASFAAKLAKLAPQDVERVTASMNLLHALFAITPETGPASG; encoded by the coding sequence ATGGCCGATCCCCTCGACACCTGCGCTCGTGAATTGCTCGACGTCATGCCGCTGGTCATGCAGGATTTACGGCGCACCATGCGCAGCCAAAGCGCACCCGATCTTCGCGTGCCGGAACTGCGCAGTCTGGCGTTTTTGCGCTGCAATCCCGGTTCCAATCTCACGGATTTAGCCGAGTATATCGGCGTTTCCCTACCCTCCATGTCCAAACTGGTCGACACGTTGACCGCTCGCGGCTTTATCGTGCGCACTCCGGATGCCCAGGATCGACGACGGGTGCGCCTGGACCTCACCGAAACGGGGCTGGGCATTTTGGCCAAGGCCCGGGAAGCGGTCAAAGCTTCCTTCGCCGCCAAACTGGCCAAGCTTGCGCCACAGGACGTGGAACGGGTCACGGCCAGCATGAACCTGCTGCACGCTCTGTTTGCCATTACCCCGGAGACCGGCCCGGCAAGCGGTTAA
- a CDS encoding MFS transporter gives MPILSNPPGSLLLRSFRHRNFRLFFTGQFISLTGTWMQSVAVSWLVYRLTGSSMALGLVGFASHIPVFLFGLFGGCLADRGNKRAILIAAQAAAMLQALTLAALTLSGTANVWLVVSLATFLGLVNAVDMPTRQAFVVDMVGREDLHNAIALNSSMFNSARVVGPALAGVLVAAIGEGWCFLVNGLSYLAVIAALAAMRLPPSQPSCGSGSVSGHVGQGLAYAWDDRPIRSILASLVVTSLFASSYMVLLPVVVNTVLGHGAQALGFLMAATGVGSVLAALLLALRQKSRGLSRWRIVSGLGVGLVMLAFAFSRTFWLSAFLSMILGFCLIFFFAASNTMLQLRSPDAMRGRIMALYSVTLVGMAPFGSLLAGAAASLLDAPTTIALAGGLCVAGVALSTVLDRKPGQEQSASRPC, from the coding sequence ATGCCCATCTTATCGAATCCGCCCGGCAGTCTGCTTCTACGGTCTTTTCGCCATCGCAACTTCCGGCTTTTTTTCACCGGCCAGTTTATCTCCCTGACCGGCACCTGGATGCAGTCAGTGGCCGTGTCCTGGCTGGTCTACCGCTTGACCGGATCGAGCATGGCCCTGGGACTCGTAGGATTTGCCAGCCATATCCCGGTGTTTTTGTTCGGACTCTTCGGCGGCTGTCTGGCTGATCGCGGCAACAAACGGGCTATTCTCATCGCGGCCCAGGCTGCGGCCATGCTGCAAGCCCTGACCCTGGCCGCCCTGACCCTGTCTGGAACCGCCAATGTCTGGCTGGTCGTCTCCCTGGCCACATTCCTGGGTCTGGTCAATGCTGTGGATATGCCCACCCGCCAGGCTTTTGTGGTGGATATGGTGGGGCGCGAGGACCTGCACAACGCCATTGCGCTTAATTCCTCCATGTTCAACAGCGCCCGGGTGGTTGGCCCGGCCCTGGCCGGCGTGCTGGTGGCCGCCATTGGCGAGGGCTGGTGCTTTCTGGTCAATGGACTCAGTTATCTGGCCGTCATCGCCGCCTTGGCCGCCATGCGCCTGCCGCCTTCCCAACCCTCCTGCGGCTCCGGCTCGGTTTCGGGCCATGTCGGCCAGGGGTTGGCCTATGCCTGGGACGACCGGCCGATACGCTCGATCCTGGCAAGCCTTGTCGTCACGAGTCTTTTTGCCTCGTCCTACATGGTGTTGTTGCCGGTGGTCGTCAACACGGTCCTTGGCCATGGGGCCCAGGCTCTGGGATTTCTCATGGCCGCAACAGGCGTTGGCAGTGTGCTGGCCGCCCTGTTGCTTGCCCTGCGCCAGAAGAGTCGAGGCCTTTCCCGATGGCGGATCGTTTCCGGCCTGGGCGTGGGGCTGGTCATGCTGGCGTTTGCCTTCTCCCGGACATTTTGGCTCTCGGCGTTTCTGTCGATGATCCTGGGATTCTGTCTGATCTTTTTCTTCGCCGCCTCCAATACGATGCTGCAACTGCGAAGTCCGGACGCCATGCGGGGTCGCATCATGGCCCTGTATTCCGTCACCCTGGTCGGCATGGCCCCCTTCGGGTCGTTGCTGGCCGGGGCGGCGGCCAGTCTTCTGGACGCGCCGACCACCATCGCCCTGGCCGGCGGCCTGTGCGTGGCCGGGGTGGCCCTGTCCACGGTTCTGGACCGGAAGCCGGGGCAGGAGCAGTCGGCCTCAAGGCCCTGTTGA
- a CDS encoding aldo/keto reductase, which yields MQTRTLGNTGLATSAIGFGGIPIIRLGRDEAAALLRHAVDRGITFFDTANRYMDSEEKMGLAFAGIRDKVVIATKTGMRGAKEAMEELELSLTRLQTDYIDLYQPHQVSNPEEFAALMGPGGAMDALRKAQEQGKIRHIGITSHSLEMARKLVATGLFATIQFPYNIVETEAAAELFPEALAQGMGILVMKPFAGGMLDDGDLALRFLRRQSDLLVLAGCDTAEQVDQAVDVFSGEAVWTEADEAKTEAYRQELGSRFCRRCEYCQPCPQGVRITYAMMYRVVAKRMSPAKAVNFAGATMETVRECVDCGECATRCPYNLPIPEMLQEYLALYDSHRQEAQ from the coding sequence ATGCAGACGCGGACACTGGGCAACACCGGCCTTGCCACCTCGGCCATCGGCTTTGGCGGCATCCCCATCATTCGTCTGGGGCGCGACGAGGCAGCCGCCTTGCTGCGCCATGCCGTGGATCGGGGCATCACCTTTTTTGATACGGCCAACCGGTACATGGACAGTGAAGAGAAGATGGGGCTGGCCTTTGCCGGCATCCGCGACAAGGTGGTCATTGCCACCAAGACCGGGATGCGCGGAGCCAAAGAGGCCATGGAAGAGCTGGAACTGAGCCTGACGCGCCTTCAAACCGACTATATCGACCTGTACCAGCCGCATCAGGTCTCCAACCCCGAGGAATTTGCCGCCTTGATGGGTCCGGGCGGGGCCATGGACGCCCTGCGAAAGGCCCAGGAGCAGGGGAAAATCCGCCATATCGGCATCACCTCCCACAGTTTGGAGATGGCCCGCAAGCTCGTGGCCACGGGACTTTTTGCCACCATCCAGTTTCCCTATAACATCGTTGAGACCGAAGCGGCCGCCGAACTGTTCCCCGAGGCTCTGGCCCAGGGCATGGGCATTCTGGTCATGAAACCCTTTGCCGGCGGAATGCTCGATGACGGCGATCTGGCCCTGCGCTTTTTGCGTCGGCAGTCCGACCTGCTGGTGTTGGCCGGCTGTGACACGGCAGAGCAGGTGGATCAGGCCGTGGATGTCTTTTCCGGCGAGGCTGTCTGGACCGAGGCCGACGAGGCCAAGACCGAGGCTTATCGCCAGGAATTGGGGTCGCGGTTTTGCCGGCGTTGTGAATACTGCCAGCCCTGTCCCCAGGGCGTGCGTATCACCTACGCCATGATGTATCGGGTGGTGGCCAAGCGGATGTCGCCGGCCAAGGCCGTGAATTTTGCCGGCGCGACCATGGAGACGGTGCGCGAGTGCGTCGACTGCGGCGAATGCGCCACGCGCTGCCCCTACAATCTGCCCATTCCGGAAATGCTGCAGGAGTATCTGGCCCTGTACGACAGCCACCGGCAGGAAGCCCAGTGA
- a CDS encoding phosphoribosyltransferase family protein — MTPAGPALAERFWQAGAVTVSAGPITLKSGRVSHVYVSLRHFVCNPGNLKALGDVFGTWLGERRLVLGSVSSLLSPVLCGAFAARFGLPLALFRPDASEKGLAGQVFGGEAGRPVVLLDDVLTSGGTALAAAKAFAGQGLGEVSLYVFVDKRPTGVRAEFTLPVAALLTLTELLGHGLAAGHIAGPAVAWAEEELAFLEGSRRTT, encoded by the coding sequence GTGACGCCGGCCGGGCCGGCCCTGGCCGAACGATTCTGGCAGGCCGGGGCGGTCACCGTCTCGGCCGGACCCATCACGCTCAAATCCGGGCGGGTCAGCCATGTCTATGTCTCGCTGCGCCATTTCGTGTGCAACCCGGGCAATCTGAAGGCGCTTGGCGATGTGTTCGGAACATGGCTGGGCGAACGGCGACTGGTCCTTGGCAGCGTGTCGAGCCTGCTCTCGCCGGTCCTTTGCGGGGCCTTTGCAGCTCGATTCGGCCTGCCGCTGGCCCTTTTTCGACCGGACGCTTCGGAGAAAGGGTTGGCCGGGCAGGTGTTTGGCGGCGAGGCCGGGCGGCCGGTCGTGCTGCTCGACGATGTGCTCACTTCCGGCGGCACGGCCCTGGCTGCGGCCAAGGCCTTTGCCGGCCAGGGGCTGGGCGAGGTCTCGCTCTATGTCTTTGTGGACAAGCGGCCAACCGGAGTGCGGGCGGAGTTTACCCTGCCTGTGGCCGCGCTGCTGACGCTTACGGAACTGCTCGGACACGGCTTGGCCGCAGGCCATATCGCTGGTCCGGCCGTGGCTTGGGCCGAGGAGGAACTGGCGTTTCTGGAAGGCTCCCGCCGCACCACCTAA
- a CDS encoding SDR family oxidoreductase yields MIVVTGASGQLGRLVIEALLQKAPTEEIVAAVRNPRRVDEFLARGVQVRQADYDQPESLAAAFKGADKLLLISSSEVGRRTPQHRAVITAAKAAGVGLLAYTSILHADTSPLPLAAEHKETESLIRASGLPAVILRNSWYTENYLAGIPAALQYGVLLGSAGEGRIASAARADYAEAAAVALTRDNQVGRIYELAGDESYSLDELAQAIARQSGKAVVYRNLPGGEFRGALIDAGLPEGLATLLAESDVGASKGGLFDDSRQLSRLIGRPTTKLAAMISQKLASAA; encoded by the coding sequence ATGATTGTTGTGACCGGAGCCTCAGGCCAGCTTGGCCGCCTTGTCATCGAAGCCTTACTGCAAAAGGCGCCTACCGAAGAGATCGTCGCTGCCGTCCGCAATCCCAGGCGTGTTGACGAGTTCCTGGCTCGCGGTGTCCAGGTTCGTCAGGCTGATTACGACCAGCCTGAGAGCCTGGCTGCCGCTTTCAAAGGTGCCGACAAACTGCTGCTGATTTCCTCCAGCGAGGTCGGCCGCCGGACGCCACAGCACCGCGCGGTCATTACTGCGGCCAAGGCGGCCGGTGTCGGTCTGCTGGCGTACACGAGTATCCTGCACGCCGATACGTCCCCGTTGCCTCTGGCCGCCGAGCACAAGGAAACGGAAAGCCTGATCCGCGCTTCCGGTCTGCCGGCGGTGATTTTACGCAACAGCTGGTATACCGAAAATTATTTAGCCGGCATCCCGGCTGCACTCCAATACGGCGTCCTGCTGGGCAGCGCCGGCGAAGGAAGAATCGCGTCGGCGGCGCGCGCTGATTATGCCGAGGCTGCCGCTGTGGCGCTGACACGGGACAACCAGGTTGGCCGCATCTATGAACTGGCGGGCGACGAGTCCTACTCACTGGACGAACTCGCTCAGGCCATTGCCCGGCAATCGGGCAAGGCCGTGGTTTATCGGAATCTGCCTGGAGGCGAGTTCAGGGGGGCTTTGATTGACGCCGGCTTGCCGGAAGGTTTGGCGACCCTGTTGGCCGAATCGGATGTCGGCGCGTCAAAAGGCGGCCTCTTCGATGACAGCCGCCAGTTGAGCAGGCTGATCGGTCGGCCGACAACGAAGCTCGCTGCGATGATTAGTCAGAAACTCGCGTCCGCTGCTTAA
- a CDS encoding winged helix-turn-helix transcriptional regulator codes for MRDDRQFPGFAKLMQRGQIFSEKCPSRAVLKHVTSRWGVLLLVALLGGTLRFSDLRRKVNGISEKMLAQTLQWLEGDGFVERISYPVVPPHVEYRLTPLGEEIGRKVEALADWIEVRMPEILAAQQKNRSGKSEK; via the coding sequence ATGCGTGATGATCGCCAATTTCCCGGCTTCGCCAAACTGATGCAGCGCGGCCAGATATTTTCCGAAAAATGCCCGTCCCGGGCTGTGCTCAAACACGTCACCAGTCGCTGGGGCGTCCTGCTGCTCGTGGCCCTGCTTGGCGGAACCCTTCGCTTCAGCGACTTGCGCCGCAAGGTCAACGGCATAAGCGAAAAAATGCTGGCGCAGACGCTGCAATGGCTAGAAGGCGACGGTTTCGTTGAGCGAATCTCCTATCCGGTTGTGCCTCCCCACGTCGAATACCGACTGACGCCGCTCGGCGAGGAAATCGGCCGCAAAGTGGAAGCCTTGGCCGACTGGATTGAGGTCAGGATGCCGGAGATCTTGGCAGCGCAGCAGAAAAATAGATCAGGAAAATCGGAAAAATAA
- a CDS encoding phosphoribosylaminoimidazolesuccinocarboxamide synthase: MHAVIETDIKAYPLLSRGKVRDIYELSPESLLIVTTDRISAYDVIMPDPIPLKGVILNQITLFWMDMFKDLIPNHLLATTTAAFPAPLAPYAEDLAGRAVVAKKAKPLPIECIVRGFITGSGLKDYQATGKVCGHALPAGLVESQILPEPIFTPSTKAELGSHDENITRDAARTLLGTALFDKVEAVSLAMYAKARDFARERGIIIADTKFEFGLLGDELILIDEVLTPDSSRFWPAEGYVAGKSQPSYDKQYLRDWLTSVGFNKQPPAPRLPEDVMARTQEKYLTAYEVLTGKKLA; this comes from the coding sequence ATGCACGCCGTCATTGAAACCGACATCAAGGCCTATCCCCTGCTCTCCCGCGGCAAGGTCCGGGACATCTACGAGCTGTCCCCGGAGAGCCTGCTTATTGTCACCACCGACCGCATTTCGGCCTACGACGTCATCATGCCCGATCCCATCCCGCTGAAGGGCGTGATCCTCAACCAGATCACCCTTTTTTGGATGGATATGTTCAAGGACCTGATCCCGAACCATCTGCTGGCCACGACCACGGCCGCATTCCCGGCTCCCCTGGCCCCCTACGCCGAGGATCTGGCCGGGAGGGCGGTGGTGGCCAAAAAAGCCAAGCCGCTGCCCATTGAATGCATCGTGCGCGGCTTTATCACCGGCTCGGGCCTCAAGGACTACCAGGCTACGGGCAAAGTCTGCGGCCACGCCCTGCCGGCCGGGCTGGTGGAATCACAAATCCTGCCTGAACCCATCTTCACGCCGTCGACCAAGGCCGAACTCGGGTCCCATGACGAGAACATCACCCGGGACGCGGCCAGAACACTCCTTGGGACCGCGCTTTTTGACAAGGTCGAGGCCGTCAGTCTGGCCATGTACGCCAAGGCCCGGGATTTTGCCCGGGAGCGCGGCATCATCATCGCCGACACCAAGTTCGAGTTCGGCCTGCTTGGCGACGAACTGATCCTGATCGACGAGGTGCTCACCCCGGATTCCTCGCGTTTCTGGCCGGCCGAAGGCTACGTTGCCGGCAAGTCCCAGCCGAGCTACGACAAGCAGTATCTGCGCGACTGGCTGACCTCCGTCGGTTTTAACAAACAGCCGCCGGCGCCGCGCCTGCCCGAGGACGTCATGGCCCGGACCCAGGAAAAGTACCTGACGGCCTACGAAGTGCTGACCGGAAAAAAGTTGGCCTAA
- the hisD gene encoding histidinol dehydrogenase: MPCPRFTVTGPGDFGPLRSLLATREEAAGDAAQKVERILADVAARGDAALVELTRDFDCKGFAADCLRVTEADIQAGRGAIPAADLAIIEEAAANIRSFHERQKEQSWWVPSADGTMLGQIVTPVDAAGCYVPGGRGGETPLISSLLMNVLPAQVAGVPRIVVVSPPRADGTLNPYILAAAAVCGVTELYRVGSAWAIAALAYGTASIAPVDVVVGPGNIYVTTAKRLLIGRIGIDMIAGPSEIAILADTTANPDWLAADMLSQAEHDPMAAAVCVSDDTTLLDAVCAALTRQLADLPRNDIAATSLRHYGALVAVPDMAVGMDLINAIAPEHFELCVADPWAFVGKVRHAGAVFMGHHCPEPVGDYFAGPNHVLPTMGTARFSSALSVATFTKKTSLIAAAPGYVAAHGAKIARLARLENLEAHARSVECRFKA, translated from the coding sequence ATGCCCTGCCCTCGTTTTACCGTTACGGGTCCTGGCGACTTCGGGCCGCTTCGCTCCCTGCTCGCCACACGCGAAGAAGCCGCCGGCGACGCCGCTCAGAAAGTCGAGCGCATCCTGGCCGACGTGGCCGCCCGCGGCGATGCCGCTCTGGTGGAACTGACCCGCGATTTTGACTGCAAAGGCTTTGCGGCCGACTGTCTGCGCGTGACCGAAGCCGACATCCAGGCCGGCCGCGGGGCCATACCGGCCGCTGATCTGGCTATCATCGAGGAAGCTGCCGCCAATATCCGGTCCTTCCATGAGCGCCAGAAAGAGCAGTCCTGGTGGGTACCCTCGGCCGACGGCACCATGCTTGGCCAGATCGTCACTCCGGTGGATGCAGCCGGCTGCTACGTCCCGGGCGGGCGCGGCGGCGAAACCCCCCTTATTTCCAGCCTGCTGATGAATGTCCTTCCGGCCCAGGTGGCCGGCGTACCGCGTATCGTGGTCGTCTCCCCGCCTCGGGCCGACGGAACGCTCAATCCCTATATTCTGGCTGCCGCCGCCGTGTGCGGCGTCACCGAACTCTACCGGGTGGGCAGCGCCTGGGCTATTGCCGCCCTGGCCTACGGGACCGCCTCCATTGCCCCGGTGGATGTGGTGGTCGGACCGGGCAACATCTACGTCACCACGGCCAAGCGGCTTTTAATCGGCCGCATCGGCATTGATATGATCGCCGGCCCGAGTGAGATCGCCATCCTGGCCGATACAACGGCCAACCCGGACTGGCTGGCCGCGGACATGCTCTCCCAGGCCGAGCATGACCCCATGGCAGCGGCCGTGTGCGTCAGTGACGACACGACCCTGCTTGACGCCGTGTGCGCGGCGCTCACCCGCCAACTGGCCGATCTGCCGCGAAACGACATCGCTGCGACATCCCTTCGCCACTACGGCGCGTTGGTTGCCGTGCCGGATATGGCCGTCGGCATGGACCTTATTAACGCCATAGCACCGGAACACTTCGAGCTGTGCGTGGCCGATCCCTGGGCCTTTGTGGGCAAGGTGCGCCATGCCGGAGCGGTCTTCATGGGCCATCATTGCCCGGAACCGGTGGGCGACTATTTCGCCGGTCCCAACCATGTGCTCCCGACCATGGGCACGGCCCGGTTCTCCTCAGCCCTGTCGGTTGCGACCTTTACCAAGAAAACAAGCCTTATTGCCGCTGCTCCGGGCTATGTCGCCGCCCATGGGGCCAAGATCGCCCGACTGGCGAGGCTGGAAAATCTCGAAGCCCACGCCCGCAGCGTGGAATGCCGCTTCAAAGCCTAA
- a CDS encoding CBS domain-containing protein: protein MSSSSKPELLAAPTIITGHANADFDCLAAIIAAGKLYPGATLIFPGSQEKNLRHFFIQSATYMFNFKSFKEIDPESVRTLVMVDTRQRSRVPHIEAVFSTPGLVIHCYDHHPDTDEDVAAEISVVKNWGSTTAILMAEIMERDLTLTPDEATILGLGMYEDTGSFTFASTTEHDLAAAAWLRARGMDVGVIADLMTRELSSEQITIMSQLIETAQTHDINGVEVVIAEATSDQYIGDFALLVHKFLDMENLRVLFAIGLMNDRVHLVARSRTPDVDVGKICASLGGGGHPYAASASIKDMTLTQVREELFGLLYSQINPQVHARQLMSKPAVSIEDTATMRRAEEIMTRYGLKALPVVAKGGRRCVGVIEHDIMDKAINHGLGEVPVGDYMIRDPALITPDTDLYAVMEIILGRRQRLAPVVEDGKLTGVVTRTDLVNTLVKEPARIPEALLPERKKERNIGGILRERLPKKLLELLQKAGTLGHERGQAVYVVGGFVRDLLLKHPNFDVDLVVEGDGIAFAAAMARIYGGRYKAHPKFKTAVIILPDGQRVDVATARLEYYEYPAALPTVELSSIKMDLYRRDFTVNALAVHLSPDRFGDLVDFFGAQRDIKDRVLRVLHSLSFVEDPTRIVRAIRFSERFGFRIGGQTDRLIKNAVRHSFFHKLSGSRVMHELRIIFEEKTPLSCLRRMQEYKLLAAVHPLLALTPSKEAVLLEVENVVNWYRLLYIEPQPQVWLLYFLALCTGLDPEQFAIIARRLNFSKRVAGDIAALRQQIRDTAQGIFNWEYHKGPLSDLYFLLEPLPLEGALYLMARNPREPLQKYVSMHLTTLRHKRVEVTGNDLKKLGVEAGPRYADILRRVLGAAIDGQAVCRAEQLELARRLARGEPLAPILDRPPGGERCQLPEEQIPSES from the coding sequence ATGAGCTCCTCGTCCAAACCCGAACTCCTGGCAGCCCCCACTATTATCACCGGCCACGCCAATGCCGATTTCGACTGTCTGGCCGCCATCATCGCCGCCGGCAAGCTCTACCCCGGCGCGACCCTGATCTTTCCGGGCAGCCAGGAAAAAAATCTCCGGCACTTTTTTATCCAAAGCGCCACCTACATGTTCAATTTCAAGAGCTTCAAGGAGATTGATCCGGAGAGTGTGCGCACGCTCGTCATGGTCGATACCCGCCAGCGTTCCCGCGTGCCGCACATTGAGGCCGTTTTTTCTACCCCCGGCCTCGTCATCCACTGCTACGACCACCATCCCGACACCGACGAGGACGTGGCGGCCGAAATCTCCGTGGTCAAGAACTGGGGCTCCACTACGGCCATCCTCATGGCCGAGATCATGGAGCGCGATCTGACGCTGACCCCGGACGAAGCCACCATCCTCGGCCTTGGCATGTACGAGGATACAGGCTCGTTCACCTTCGCCTCCACCACCGAGCACGATCTGGCGGCCGCAGCCTGGCTGCGGGCCAGGGGCATGGACGTCGGCGTCATTGCCGACCTCATGACCCGGGAGCTGTCGTCAGAGCAGATCACCATTATGAGCCAACTCATCGAGACGGCCCAGACCCACGATATAAACGGCGTGGAGGTGGTCATTGCCGAGGCCACGTCGGATCAGTACATCGGCGATTTCGCCCTGCTCGTGCACAAGTTTTTAGACATGGAGAACCTGCGCGTCCTCTTCGCCATCGGACTCATGAACGACCGGGTGCATCTGGTCGCCCGCTCGCGCACGCCAGACGTGGACGTGGGCAAGATTTGCGCCTCGCTTGGCGGCGGCGGCCATCCCTATGCCGCCTCGGCCTCCATCAAGGACATGACGCTCACCCAGGTGCGCGAGGAACTCTTCGGCCTGCTCTATTCCCAGATCAATCCGCAGGTCCACGCCAGACAACTCATGAGCAAGCCTGCCGTTTCCATTGAGGATACCGCCACCATGCGCCGGGCCGAGGAGATCATGACCCGCTACGGCCTAAAAGCCCTGCCGGTCGTGGCCAAAGGCGGCCGGCGGTGTGTCGGAGTCATCGAGCACGACATCATGGACAAGGCCATCAATCATGGCCTGGGCGAGGTGCCGGTCGGCGACTACATGATCCGCGACCCGGCCCTCATTACCCCGGACACCGATCTGTACGCGGTCATGGAGATTATCCTTGGCCGCCGCCAGCGCCTTGCTCCGGTGGTGGAAGACGGCAAGCTCACCGGCGTCGTCACCCGCACCGATCTGGTCAACACCCTGGTCAAGGAACCGGCCCGCATCCCGGAAGCCCTGCTGCCCGAGCGCAAGAAAGAGCGCAATATCGGGGGGATCCTGCGCGAACGGCTGCCCAAAAAACTCCTGGAGCTCCTTCAGAAGGCCGGTACGTTGGGACACGAGCGCGGGCAGGCCGTCTATGTCGTTGGCGGCTTTGTCCGGGACCTGCTGCTCAAACACCCCAATTTCGACGTGGACCTGGTGGTCGAGGGCGACGGCATTGCCTTTGCGGCCGCAATGGCCCGGATCTACGGCGGCCGCTACAAGGCCCATCCCAAATTCAAAACAGCCGTCATCATTCTGCCCGACGGCCAGCGCGTGGACGTGGCCACAGCCCGGCTGGAATACTACGAATACCCGGCTGCTCTGCCTACGGTTGAGCTTTCCTCGATCAAAATGGACCTCTATCGCCGGGATTTTACGGTCAATGCCCTGGCCGTGCATCTGTCTCCGGATCGTTTCGGCGATCTGGTGGATTTCTTTGGCGCACAGCGCGACATCAAAGACCGGGTGCTGCGGGTGCTCCATTCCTTGAGCTTTGTCGAAGACCCGACCCGCATCGTGCGCGCCATCCGCTTCAGCGAACGCTTCGGCTTTCGGATCGGCGGACAGACCGACCGGTTGATCAAGAACGCCGTGCGCCACAGCTTCTTCCACAAGCTGTCCGGTTCCCGGGTCATGCACGAATTACGGATTATTTTCGAAGAAAAAACTCCGCTGTCCTGCCTGCGCCGGATGCAGGAGTATAAGCTGCTGGCCGCCGTCCACCCGCTGCTGGCGCTCACACCGTCCAAGGAAGCTGTGCTCTTGGAGGTGGAAAACGTGGTCAACTGGTACCGCCTGCTCTACATCGAACCCCAGCCGCAAGTCTGGTTGCTCTACTTCCTGGCCCTATGCACCGGGCTTGACCCGGAGCAGTTTGCCATCATTGCCCGGCGGCTCAATTTCTCCAAGCGTGTAGCCGGCGACATCGCCGCGCTTCGTCAGCAGATCCGCGACACGGCCCAGGGCATTTTCAATTGGGAATATCACAAGGGGCCGCTGTCCGACCTCTATTTCCTGCTGGAGCCGTTGCCCCTTGAGGGCGCGCTCTATCTCATGGCCCGAAACCCCCGGGAGCCGCTCCAGAAATACGTATCCATGCACCTGACCACGTTGCGTCACAAGCGAGTGGAGGTGACGGGCAACGACCTCAAAAAGCTCGGCGTCGAGGCCGGGCCCCGCTACGCCGATATTCTGCGCCGGGTGCTTGGAGCGGCCATCGACGGCCAGGCCGTATGCCGGGCCGAGCAGCTCGAACTGGCCAGACGTCTGGCCCGGGGCGAACCGCTTGCCCCCATCCTGGACCGTCCCCCGGGCGGGGAGCGCTGCCAGTTGCCCGAGGAACAGATACCCTCCGAAAGTTGA
- the xerD gene encoding site-specific tyrosine recombinase XerD codes for MTTHETPPAPPRPAHPWVDRYLEHLVVAKGLSEHSIVAYSTDITGFLTFLNDHAGTLEGVSDETVLLYLMHLRSRGLASRSLARHLSALRGFFAFAADESWLPGSPAALIENPKLPRLLPDVLSREDMARLLEAPDTTTPLGYRDRTMLELLYAAGLRVSELVGLTLGDFDAQAGLLRVFGKGAKERLTPIHALATEFLSTYITTVRGAFSPKDQHVFLNRSGRGLTRQAVWKGIKRYALAANVSTRISPHSLRHSFATHLLDGGADLRTVQMLLGHADISATEIYTHVQAGRLLAVHRAHHPRSRERDKG; via the coding sequence ATGACCACCCATGAGACGCCCCCTGCCCCTCCCCGTCCGGCCCATCCCTGGGTCGACCGCTACCTGGAACATCTGGTGGTGGCCAAGGGGCTGTCCGAGCATTCCATCGTGGCTTATTCCACCGACATCACAGGTTTTTTAACTTTTTTAAACGACCATGCCGGGACGCTCGAGGGCGTGAGCGACGAGACCGTGCTGCTTTATCTCATGCATCTGCGCTCCCGTGGCCTGGCCAGTCGTTCGCTGGCCCGGCATCTTTCGGCCCTGCGCGGATTTTTCGCCTTTGCCGCCGACGAGTCCTGGCTGCCCGGGTCCCCGGCGGCGCTGATCGAAAACCCCAAGTTGCCGCGTCTGCTTCCCGACGTCCTGTCCCGCGAGGACATGGCCCGCCTGCTCGAGGCTCCGGACACGACCACGCCTCTTGGCTACCGCGACCGGACCATGCTCGAGCTGCTCTACGCCGCCGGCCTTCGCGTCTCGGAACTGGTGGGCCTGACGCTCGGCGATTTCGACGCCCAGGCCGGGTTGCTGCGGGTGTTCGGCAAGGGGGCCAAGGAGCGCCTGACCCCCATCCACGCTCTGGCCACGGAGTTTCTCTCCACGTATATCACCACGGTGCGCGGCGCGTTTTCTCCCAAAGACCAACATGTCTTTCTCAACCGCTCCGGCCGGGGACTCACTCGGCAGGCGGTCTGGAAAGGCATCAAGCGCTACGCCCTGGCCGCAAACGTCTCCACCCGCATTTCGCCCCACAGTCTGCGCCATTCCTTTGCCACCCATCTGCTCGACGGCGGGGCCGATCTGCGCACCGTGCAGATGCTTCTCGGCCATGCCGACATCAGCGCCACGGAAATTTATACCCATGTCCAGGCCGGCCGCCTGCTCGCCGTCCACCGCGCCCATCACCCCAGGTCCCGTGAGCGGGACAAAGGTTAA